A portion of the uncultured Bacteroides sp. genome contains these proteins:
- a CDS encoding TolC family protein, giving the protein MKKKIITIVMAIGLSSIAIHAQEAWSLRQCIDYAIEHNVSVLQTQNTAEQQKVDVNTAKWARLPNLSGRANQDFSWGRNPSPANNSYSKANSANSSFNLSTNVPLFTGMQLPNQYALSKLNLKADMEDLEKAKEDLSVNVASSYLQVLFNQELLKVAQEQVTLSKEQYARITKLAEQGKSSVAQVAEAKSRIAQDELSYVQADNNYRLSLLELSQLLELPTPEGFTLDFPDANPTFVPITPPNDIYVQAMATKPGILAAQYRLEGSEKSIRIAQSGYYPQLSFEAGLGSRFYTVNGKADDGSFSKQLNNNLSKSIGFSLSIPLFNRFETRNRIRTARLQQLNYSLQLDNAKKNLYKEIQQAWYSAVAAESKYNSSTIAVDANQESFRLMSQKLENGKATSVEYNEAKLNLMKALSDRIQAKYDYIFRTKILDFYKGKPIQ; this is encoded by the coding sequence ATGAAAAAAAAGATAATAACAATTGTTATGGCAATAGGACTTTCTTCTATCGCCATACATGCTCAGGAAGCGTGGAGTCTGCGCCAATGCATTGATTATGCCATTGAGCACAATGTATCCGTACTTCAAACTCAAAATACGGCGGAGCAACAGAAGGTGGATGTAAACACAGCAAAGTGGGCACGACTACCGAACCTAAGTGGAAGAGCAAACCAAGATTTCAGCTGGGGACGTAATCCATCTCCTGCAAACAACTCGTACAGTAAGGCTAATAGTGCCAATTCTAGCTTTAATTTAAGTACGAATGTGCCATTGTTTACCGGCATGCAGTTGCCTAACCAATATGCCTTATCAAAGCTTAACCTCAAAGCAGATATGGAAGATCTAGAGAAGGCCAAAGAGGATCTATCCGTGAACGTAGCTTCGTCCTACTTACAAGTATTATTTAATCAGGAACTCCTGAAAGTTGCGCAAGAACAAGTCACACTCAGTAAAGAACAATATGCGCGTATTACAAAATTAGCCGAGCAGGGAAAATCGTCAGTAGCTCAAGTTGCCGAAGCCAAATCTCGCATAGCGCAAGACGAATTAAGTTACGTACAAGCTGACAACAACTACCGCTTATCATTACTAGAGTTAAGCCAGCTACTAGAGTTACCCACTCCCGAAGGCTTTACTTTGGATTTCCCCGATGCTAATCCAACATTTGTACCCATTACTCCACCCAATGACATCTACGTACAGGCTATGGCAACTAAACCGGGAATTCTGGCAGCACAATACCGGCTAGAAGGTAGTGAAAAAAGTATTCGCATTGCACAGAGCGGATATTATCCTCAACTATCTTTTGAGGCCGGACTAGGAAGTCGCTTCTACACTGTAAATGGGAAAGCGGATGATGGCAGCTTCAGCAAACAGTTGAATAATAATCTAAGCAAGTCCATCGGCTTTAGTCTCAGCATTCCGTTATTCAATCGCTTTGAGACTCGCAATCGCATACGCACAGCCCGTTTGCAACAGTTGAATTATTCTTTGCAACTTGACAATGCGAAAAAAAATCTCTATAAAGAAATTCAGCAGGCATGGTATAGTGCTGTGGCAGCCGAAAGTAAATACAATTCCAGTACCATAGCAGTAGATGCTAATCAAGAATCTTTCCGCCTAATGAGTCAAAAATTAGAGAACGGAAAGGCTACTTCAGTAGAGTATAATGAAGCAAAACTAAATCTGATGAAAGCTCTATCTGACCGCATTCAAGCAAAATACGACTACATCTTCCGCACTAAAATATTAGACTTCTATAAAGGAAAGCCCATTCAATAG
- a CDS encoding efflux RND transporter periplasmic adaptor subunit produces MKKYLKIASLVVIAVIFIGTFIFLYSKSKPKVKQYEIVSSEITDLEKTTVATGKVEPRDEILIKPQISGIVAEVYKEAGQTVKKGEIIAKVKVIPEMGQLNSAESRLRLAEINLKQTQTDYNRMKKLYADKLISSEDYEKSQLTFKQAKEEEESAKDALDIIKEGITKKSASYSNTMIRSTIDGLVLDVPVKAGNSVIMSNTFNDGTTIATVANMNDLIFRGKIDETEVGRIHEGMPIKLTIGALQNIKFDATLEYISPKGVEENGANQFEIKAAIRVPDSVEIRSGYSANAEIVLARVSKVLAVPESTVEFSGDSTFVWVMTDSVPEQKFIRRRVVAGLSNGIKLEIKKGLTIKEKVRGAEKTDKDKKK; encoded by the coding sequence ATGAAAAAGTATCTTAAAATCGCATCATTGGTAGTGATAGCTGTCATATTCATAGGAACATTTATATTCCTGTACAGTAAATCCAAGCCCAAAGTGAAACAGTACGAAATTGTAAGTTCCGAAATAACTGATTTGGAAAAAACCACAGTAGCAACCGGAAAAGTGGAGCCAAGAGACGAGATTCTTATCAAGCCTCAAATATCGGGTATTGTAGCCGAAGTGTACAAAGAAGCCGGACAAACGGTTAAAAAAGGAGAAATTATAGCTAAAGTAAAAGTAATTCCAGAAATGGGCCAACTAAACAGTGCCGAGAGTCGATTACGTTTAGCTGAAATCAATTTAAAGCAAACTCAAACGGATTATAACCGTATGAAAAAGCTTTATGCGGACAAATTGATCAGCAGCGAAGACTATGAAAAGAGCCAGCTTACATTTAAACAAGCTAAAGAAGAAGAAGAGAGCGCCAAAGATGCACTTGATATCATTAAAGAAGGTATCACAAAGAAAAGTGCCTCATACAGCAATACGATGATTCGTTCAACCATCGACGGTCTAGTTCTTGATGTTCCTGTGAAAGCCGGTAACTCTGTGATCATGAGTAACACGTTTAATGACGGTACTACCATTGCTACTGTTGCCAATATGAATGATCTCATCTTCCGCGGTAAAATAGACGAAACAGAAGTAGGCCGTATTCATGAAGGTATGCCCATCAAGCTCACAATCGGAGCATTGCAGAATATCAAGTTCGATGCTACGCTTGAATATATCTCACCAAAAGGTGTAGAGGAAAACGGAGCTAACCAATTCGAAATCAAAGCAGCTATCCGTGTTCCCGATTCTGTGGAGATACGTTCCGGTTATTCTGCCAATGCTGAAATTGTATTAGCTCGTGTATCAAAGGTTTTAGCTGTACCCGAAAGTACAGTTGAATTTAGCGGAGACAGTACTTTTGTCTGGGTAATGACAGACAGTGTTCCCGAACAAAAATTCATCCGCCGCAGAGTTGTTGCCGGTTTAAGCAACGGCATCAAGCTTGAAATCAAGAAAGGGCTTACTATCAAAGAAAAGGTACGTGGTGCCGAGAAAACCGATAAGGACAAGAAGAAATAA
- a CDS encoding ABC transporter permease, whose product MKYDIDTWEEILLTITRNKTRSLLTAFGVFWGIFMLIALIGGGQGMQDMMKANFEGFATNSCFVWPQKTGEPYKGFRKGRDWSLDNGDIGRLRRAVSDIDVITPTINKWGALALYGDKKSSCIVKGLYPDYDKIETQEMRYGRFINDVDILEQRKVCSIGKRVYEELFKKGENPCGQFVRVDGIYYRIIGVCVSEGNININGNASESIVLPFTTMQQAYNFGKNIDLACITAKPGIKITDLQDQVEKVIKEAHYISPNDKQAVMLLNAEAMFSMVDNLFSGIRMLIWMVGLGTLLAGAIGVSNIMMVTVKERTTEIGIRRAIGARPKDILQQILSESVVLTAVAGMAGISFGVLILQAAEIGINASGTYNAHFQVSFWMAIGTCALLITLGLLAGLAPAYRAMAIKPIEAIRDE is encoded by the coding sequence ATGAAATACGATATTGATACATGGGAGGAAATACTCCTCACCATCACAAGAAATAAAACCCGAAGCCTACTTACTGCCTTTGGCGTATTCTGGGGTATATTCATGTTAATCGCCCTCATCGGTGGAGGGCAAGGCATGCAGGATATGATGAAGGCCAACTTTGAAGGGTTTGCCACCAATTCATGTTTCGTCTGGCCTCAAAAAACAGGTGAACCTTACAAAGGGTTTCGCAAAGGACGAGACTGGAGTCTGGATAATGGAGATATCGGTCGTTTGCGTCGTGCCGTTTCAGATATTGATGTGATTACTCCCACAATTAATAAATGGGGAGCACTCGCTTTGTATGGAGATAAAAAAAGCTCCTGCATAGTGAAAGGATTATATCCCGATTACGATAAGATCGAAACTCAAGAGATGCGTTACGGACGCTTTATTAATGACGTAGATATTCTGGAACAAAGGAAAGTTTGTAGTATAGGCAAACGTGTGTACGAAGAATTATTTAAGAAAGGAGAAAATCCTTGCGGGCAATTTGTACGAGTAGACGGCATCTACTATCGCATTATCGGAGTTTGTGTTTCGGAAGGTAACATTAACATTAATGGCAATGCGTCCGAAAGCATCGTACTTCCCTTCACCACCATGCAGCAGGCCTATAACTTCGGAAAGAATATAGATCTTGCTTGCATTACAGCCAAACCCGGAATTAAAATAACTGATTTACAAGATCAGGTAGAGAAAGTTATTAAAGAGGCACATTACATTAGCCCAAACGACAAGCAGGCTGTGATGTTGCTCAATGCCGAAGCGATGTTCTCAATGGTAGACAATTTGTTTTCCGGCATTCGCATGCTTATCTGGATGGTAGGGCTGGGTACCCTATTAGCAGGAGCTATCGGAGTGAGTAACATCATGATGGTAACCGTAAAAGAGCGCACGACCGAAATAGGCATTAGACGTGCCATCGGTGCACGTCCCAAAGATATCCTACAACAGATTCTATCCGAGAGTGTCGTGCTCACGGCTGTAGCGGGTATGGCTGGTATTTCATTCGGAGTACTCATATTGCAGGCTGCTGAAATAGGGATCAATGCTTCAGGAACATACAATGCACATTTTCAGGTCAGCTTTTGGATGGCGATAGGAACTTGTGCACTCTTAATTACACTGGGACTATTAGCGGGGTTAGCTCCGGCATACAGAGCTATGGCCATTAAACCGATTGAAGCCATCAGAGATGAATGA
- a CDS encoding ABC transporter permease yields the protein MIDIWQEIYGTIKRNKLRTFLTGFAVAWGIFMLIVLLGAGNGIIHAFEESSSSMSMNSIKIFPGSTTKTYDGLQQGRQIQLNNKDLGITSRNFSKNVISAGATVRQSNVTLSRGTEYVSMTLNGVFANYTEVETVKSAGGRFINELDIKERRKVIILHTKTAEILFPKGEDPIGKFIIGNGTAYQVVGLYTDQGDRDAREAYLPFTTLQLIYNKGDKINNLIFTTKGLDTEDLNTDFEKQYRKAIGAHHRFDPLDDSAIWIWNRFTQYLQQQTASSILRTAIWIIGVFTLLSGIVGVSNIMLITVKERTREFGIRKALGAKPSSILWLIIIESIVITTIFGYIGMVAGIGVTEYMNAVAGNQTMDTGLWKETVFLNPTVDVKVAIQATLTLIIAGTLAGFFPARKAVSIRPIEALRAE from the coding sequence ATGATTGATATTTGGCAAGAGATATATGGCACGATCAAGCGCAATAAACTGCGAACATTCCTGACCGGGTTTGCTGTGGCATGGGGCATCTTCATGCTTATCGTGCTGTTGGGTGCAGGAAATGGGATAATACATGCCTTCGAAGAGTCATCATCGAGCATGTCCATGAATTCCATCAAAATATTTCCGGGATCAACGACCAAAACGTACGACGGGCTACAGCAGGGACGTCAAATACAACTGAATAATAAAGATCTAGGCATCACTAGCAGGAATTTTTCAAAAAATGTGATCAGTGCCGGAGCTACTGTAAGACAAAGTAATGTAACGCTGAGTCGTGGAACCGAGTACGTTAGCATGACGCTTAACGGGGTTTTTGCCAACTATACTGAAGTAGAAACAGTGAAATCGGCCGGTGGACGCTTTATTAACGAATTAGATATTAAAGAGAGGCGAAAAGTGATCATCCTGCATACCAAAACCGCCGAGATTCTTTTTCCAAAAGGAGAAGATCCTATCGGGAAGTTCATTATAGGGAACGGTACCGCCTATCAGGTAGTGGGATTATATACCGATCAGGGCGACCGTGACGCTCGCGAAGCATATCTGCCATTCACCACCTTACAACTTATCTATAATAAAGGAGATAAGATTAACAATCTCATTTTCACAACTAAAGGGCTGGATACAGAGGACTTGAATACAGACTTTGAAAAGCAATACCGCAAAGCAATCGGCGCTCACCATCGTTTTGATCCACTGGACGACAGCGCCATCTGGATATGGAACAGATTCACTCAGTACCTGCAACAGCAAACAGCTTCCAGCATTCTTCGTACAGCTATCTGGATTATTGGTGTTTTCACGTTACTCAGCGGAATTGTGGGAGTAAGTAACATTATGCTTATCACTGTAAAAGAACGTACCCGAGAATTTGGTATCCGAAAAGCATTAGGGGCTAAACCCTCTTCTATCTTATGGCTGATTATCATTGAGAGTATAGTGATTACTACTATATTCGGATATATCGGAATGGTAGCGGGTATCGGGGTTACAGAGTATATGAATGCAGTAGCAGGAAATCAGACCATGGATACAGGGCTATGGAAGGAGACAGTTTTCTTAAATCCTACAGTAGATGTAAAAGTCGCTATTCAGGCTACACTCACTCTAATCATTGCAGGAACGCTCGCAGGCTTCTTCCCTGCACGAAAAGCAGTGAGTATTCGACCGATTGAAGCTTTAAGAGCGGAATAA
- a CDS encoding ABC transporter ATP-binding protein, whose translation MIHLKDINKTYHNGAPLHVLKGINLDIERGEFVSIMGTSGSGKSTMLNILGILDNYDTGDYYLNDVLIKNLSETKAAEYRNRMIGFIFQSFNLISFKNAVENVALPLFYQGISRKKRNILAMEYLDRLGLKDWAHHMPNEMSGGQKQRVAIARALISQPQIILADEPTGALDSKTSVEVMSILKQLHDSGMTIVVVTHESGVANQTNKIIRLKDGIIERIEKNENHDASPFGQNGFMK comes from the coding sequence GTGATACACTTAAAAGACATTAACAAGACCTACCACAACGGAGCACCGCTTCATGTGCTTAAAGGCATCAACCTTGATATAGAGAGAGGAGAATTTGTTTCCATCATGGGTACTTCCGGTTCGGGTAAATCTACAATGCTCAATATACTTGGCATATTGGATAATTACGATACGGGAGATTATTACCTAAATGATGTATTAATCAAGAATTTGAGCGAAACGAAGGCTGCGGAATATCGCAACCGAATGATTGGCTTCATCTTTCAGTCATTTAATCTGATCTCCTTCAAGAATGCAGTGGAAAACGTGGCTTTACCACTGTTTTACCAAGGGATAAGCCGCAAAAAACGGAATATACTTGCGATGGAGTACCTAGACCGGTTAGGGTTGAAAGATTGGGCACATCACATGCCCAATGAGATGAGTGGAGGACAGAAGCAACGTGTTGCTATCGCTCGCGCTCTGATTTCTCAACCGCAAATTATTCTGGCGGATGAACCTACCGGAGCACTTGACAGCAAAACTTCCGTGGAAGTGATGAGCATCCTGAAACAACTACATGATAGTGGAATGACCATTGTCGTGGTAACGCATGAAAGCGGTGTAGCCAATCAGACGAATAAGATCATCCGCCTCAAAGACGGAATCATCGAGAGAATAGAGAAGAACGAAAACCATGATGCATCTCCCTTCGGGCAGAACGGATTCATGAAATAA
- a CDS encoding ROK family protein: protein MNSNMEKPYVVGIDIGGTNTVFGIVDARGSILSSGSVKTQAYSAIGDYVDEVCKNLLPLIVAQGGVEKIKGIGIGAPNGNYYSGTIEFAPNLPWKGIIPLAALFEEKLGIPTALTNDANAAAVGEMTYGAARGMKDFIMITLGTGVGSGIVINGQVVYGHDGFAGELGHVIMRRGETGRLCGCGRKGCLEAYCSATGVARTARELLAARTDASLLRNIPSENISSKDVYDAAVQGDKLAQEIFNFTGTLLGEALADFIAFSSPEAIILFGGLAKSGDYIMKPIQKAIDENILTIFKGKAKLLVSELKDSDAAVLGASALAWELK from the coding sequence ATGAATTCTAACATGGAGAAACCCTACGTTGTAGGTATTGACATTGGCGGTACAAACACCGTATTTGGTATTGTTGACGCACGCGGAAGCATTCTGTCGAGTGGTTCGGTAAAAACACAAGCTTATTCGGCCATAGGTGATTATGTGGACGAGGTTTGCAAGAATCTTCTTCCTCTCATTGTTGCTCAAGGCGGAGTGGAGAAAATAAAAGGTATCGGCATTGGTGCACCTAACGGCAATTATTATAGTGGGACAATTGAGTTTGCTCCCAATTTGCCTTGGAAAGGCATTATTCCGTTGGCTGCTTTGTTCGAAGAGAAGTTGGGTATCCCTACTGCTTTGACAAATGATGCCAATGCGGCTGCTGTAGGTGAAATGACTTACGGTGCAGCTCGCGGGATGAAAGACTTTATAATGATAACTTTAGGCACAGGTGTAGGTAGTGGTATTGTTATCAATGGCCAAGTAGTCTATGGACATGATGGATTTGCCGGAGAACTGGGACATGTTATCATGCGTCGTGGTGAAACTGGCCGTTTGTGTGGTTGTGGACGTAAAGGTTGCTTGGAAGCATACTGTTCGGCTACCGGTGTGGCTCGTACAGCACGCGAACTTTTAGCTGCCCGCACAGATGCAAGTTTGCTTCGTAATATTCCTTCGGAAAATATTAGTTCTAAAGATGTGTATGATGCTGCTGTGCAAGGTGATAAATTAGCTCAGGAGATCTTTAATTTTACAGGAACATTGCTTGGGGAAGCTCTAGCCGATTTTATCGCCTTTTCTAGTCCCGAAGCTATCATTCTTTTTGGTGGATTGGCTAAATCCGGAGATTACATCATGAAACCCATTCAGAAAGCTATTGACGAGAATATTCTTACGATCTTTAAAGGTAAAGCGAAATTACTTGTTTCCGAATTAAAAGATTCTGATGCTGCTGTACTTGGTGCAAGTGCATTGGCTTGGGAGCTGAAGTAA
- the rplS gene encoding 50S ribosomal protein L19, whose protein sequence is MDLIKIAEEAFATGKQHPSFKAGDTVTVAYRIIEGTKERVQLYRGVVIKISGHQEKKRFTVRKMSGTIGVERIFPLESPAIDSIEVNKIGKVRRAKLYYLRALTGKKARIKEKRVVR, encoded by the coding sequence ATGGATTTAATTAAAATTGCAGAAGAAGCATTTGCTACCGGAAAGCAACATCCCAGCTTCAAAGCGGGTGACACTGTAACAGTAGCATATCGTATCATTGAGGGTACCAAGGAACGCGTACAGTTGTACCGCGGAGTTGTTATCAAGATTTCAGGCCACCAAGAAAAGAAACGTTTTACAGTACGTAAAATGTCAGGAACAATTGGAGTAGAGAGAATTTTCCCACTTGAATCACCAGCTATCGACAGCATAGAAGTGAACAAAATTGGTAAAGTACGTCGCGCTAAACTTTATTACTTACGCGCTCTTACTGGTAAGAAAGCTAGAATCAAAGAAAAAAGAGTTGTTCGCTAA
- a CDS encoding 5'-nucleotidase, whose translation MKQAYLKCLSGVALVGLLLLSSCHSPYQLSKVEGSKIEISSKWDLHPDEDAVSILAPYKAQIDSIMTPVVGKSAMDMKAARPESLLSNLVADVLRNAAEPYLGHPADVAVTNVGGLRSSMSAGNITFSNIYEILPFENSLCIVTLKGSNLRALMENIAGAGGEGVSNVRLEISAEGKLISATVGGKEIDDQRLYEVATVDYLAEGNDKMLAFLKGEKKICPEGATIRNIFLSYVKKETAVGKEITSVLDGRITIK comes from the coding sequence ATGAAACAAGCTTATTTAAAATGTCTATCGGGAGTTGCTTTAGTAGGCCTCCTTCTTCTGTCTTCTTGTCATTCTCCTTATCAATTATCGAAGGTAGAAGGAAGCAAAATTGAGATATCATCCAAATGGGATCTTCATCCTGATGAGGATGCCGTAAGCATATTGGCACCTTACAAAGCGCAGATAGATAGCATAATGACTCCTGTCGTAGGAAAGAGTGCAATGGACATGAAAGCAGCTCGTCCGGAAAGCTTACTTTCTAACTTGGTAGCTGATGTGTTACGCAATGCGGCGGAACCCTATTTGGGTCATCCGGCAGATGTGGCTGTGACTAATGTGGGAGGCTTACGTAGTTCTATGAGTGCAGGCAATATCACTTTTAGTAATATTTATGAGATTCTACCATTCGAAAATTCTCTTTGCATTGTTACTTTGAAAGGTTCTAATCTTAGAGCCCTGATGGAAAATATTGCAGGTGCGGGAGGTGAAGGTGTGAGCAACGTACGCTTGGAGATCTCTGCGGAAGGCAAACTAATCTCCGCTACGGTAGGCGGCAAAGAGATAGACGATCAACGTCTCTATGAAGTGGCTACTGTCGATTATCTGGCCGAAGGCAATGATAAGATGCTGGCTTTTCTGAAGGGAGAGAAGAAAATTTGTCCGGAAGGAGCTACAATAAGAAATATTTTTCTGAGTTATGTAAAAAAGGAAACTGCTGTCGGTAAAGAGATAACTTCTGTGCTTGACGGTAGGATTACAATAAAGTAA
- a CDS encoding metallophosphatase, with the protein MRKETFSSSCSPVILIGLLLFLSLSAVAQRTKTITILHTNDTHSRIEPIEANFPDTRLADKGGFVRRATCLDKVREDKPDLLLFDCGDFSQGTPYYNMFKGEVEIKLMNSMGYDAGTIGNHEFDFGLDNMARLFKMADYPIVCANYGVEGTALEGLVKPYVIIKRDGLKIGVFGLSPKMEGLVQANKCEGIVYKDPIKTANELAAFLKKEKKCDAVICLSHLGYKPSSDDNPACDINLVHQTSNIDVVLGGHSHTFLEQPAIYVNAVGKNVPISQMGSRGTFVGRMDLIFEKK; encoded by the coding sequence ATGAGAAAAGAGACTTTCTCCTCAAGTTGTAGTCCGGTTATATTGATTGGACTTTTACTGTTTCTTTCGCTCTCAGCTGTTGCACAACGAACGAAAACCATTACTATTCTGCATACGAATGATACGCATAGTCGCATTGAACCGATTGAGGCTAACTTTCCCGATACTCGTCTGGCAGATAAAGGAGGTTTTGTACGTCGTGCCACGTGTCTTGACAAGGTGCGTGAAGACAAACCTGATTTATTATTGTTTGATTGCGGGGACTTTTCTCAGGGTACCCCTTACTATAATATGTTTAAAGGGGAGGTAGAAATTAAACTCATGAATAGCATGGGCTACGATGCCGGTACAATTGGTAATCATGAGTTTGACTTCGGACTCGACAACATGGCGCGTTTATTTAAGATGGCTGATTATCCCATTGTTTGTGCGAATTATGGGGTAGAAGGCACTGCGCTCGAAGGTTTGGTGAAGCCGTATGTTATCATCAAACGAGACGGACTGAAAATTGGTGTTTTTGGTCTTAGCCCTAAAATGGAGGGGCTGGTACAAGCGAATAAATGCGAAGGCATAGTCTATAAAGACCCTATTAAAACGGCGAATGAACTGGCTGCTTTCTTGAAGAAAGAAAAGAAGTGCGATGCAGTGATTTGTCTTTCACATTTGGGTTATAAACCTTCATCGGACGATAATCCTGCTTGTGATATTAATTTAGTTCATCAGACCAGTAATATTGATGTCGTTTTAGGTGGGCACTCGCATACGTTTCTTGAACAGCCGGCAATTTATGTGAATGCTGTCGGCAAGAATGTTCCTATTTCTCAGATGGGGAGTAGAGGTACCTTTGTAGGGCGTATGGACTTAATCTTTGAAAAGAAATAA